Proteins encoded in a region of the Vitis riparia cultivar Riparia Gloire de Montpellier isolate 1030 chromosome 7, EGFV_Vit.rip_1.0, whole genome shotgun sequence genome:
- the LOC117919368 gene encoding uncharacterized protein LOC117919368 produces MKVYAPISGKNLKIDERVIYVLGCLTSTCGRNPCSWRAIRVQKLNPTDEEVVQETAVASSPVAGWNNDIWTEEGNDENDEDIDLEELGVALFEAASVASFSKKRHAKPTVKSSPLNAKPTVKSSPLSPGTRVVSNDTPVLPCFYTYTEEELTSREIKKEQIQKVVSNEEAYEYTGTWNADRTYFRFRKCLDAYPEQCFRYNPNCLYSFLMKVAYILILIWWEATSGYGRGRRPREMQALWGFNAL; encoded by the exons ATGAAA gtttatgCCCCGATTTCTGGCAAAAATTTGAAGATTGACGAGCGGGTAATCTATGTTTTGGGCTGTTTGACGTCCACATGTGGAAGAAATCCGTGTAGCTGGCGGGCTATTCGTGTTCAGAAATTAAATCCTACCGACGAGGAAGTAGTACAAGAGACTGCCGTTGCATCATCTCCTGTTGCTGGATGGAATAATGATATATGGACGGAAGAGGGGAATGATGAAAATGACGAAGATATTGATTTGGAGGAGTTGGGTGTGGCTCTCTTTGAAGCTGCAAGCGTGGCTTCTTTTTCCAAGAAGCGGCACGCCAAGCCTACTGTGAAGTCTTCACCTTTGAACGCCAAGCCTACTGTGAAGTCCTCACCTTTGAGTCCTGGAACTAGGGTGGTTTCTAATGACACACCAG TGTTGCCTTGTTTTTATACATACACTGAGGAAGAGTTAACCTCAagggaaataaagaaagaacagatccagaaagtAGTATCCAACGAGGAGGCTTATGAGTATACGGGGACTTGGAATGCTGACAGGACTTACTTCAGGTTCAGGAAATGTCTAGATGCATACCCAGAACAATGTTTCAGGTATAACCCTAACTGCCTTTACTCATTTCTGATGAAGGTTGCCTACATACTT ATACTCATATGGTGGGAAGCCACTTCTGGCTATGGAAGAGGTAGAAGACCCAGGGAGATGCAGGCATTGTGGGGGTTCAATGCACTATGA